From Micromonospora echinaurantiaca:
ACGGCGGCGGCTTGCGCAGCAGCCCGGCGTGGTAGTCGAAGGCCGCGCCGACCGCCATCAGCGGCATGTCCAGCAGCGGCCGCATGGCGTACGCGAAGACCTCCTGGCGCGGGCAGCCCAGCCCGACCAGCACGAGCCGGGCCCCGCTGGCCTTGATCCGGTCGGCGATCTCGACGTCCTCGCCGGGCTGCACGGCGCGGAACTTGGACGGCTCCACCCCGGCGATCTTGAGGGCCGGGAACATCCGCTCCAGCGCCGGGATCAGCCGGGAGAGCGTCTCCTCGGTGGAGCCGTAGAGGTAGACCGGCAGTCCCTCGTCGGCGAACCGGGAGAGCACGTGCAGGGTCAGCGTCGGGCCGTAGACCCGGTCGGTGAGACCGGCGCCGTGCAGCAGGTTGAGCGCCCAGCGCACCGGCTGGCCGTCCGGGGTGACCACGTCGAAGGAGTTCAGCCGCGCGTTGTGCGCCCGGTCGAGCACCCCGGTCATCACCCCGTGCACGGCGAGCGCGGTCAGCGCCAGCGGTCGGCGCTCCTGCGCGGC
This genomic window contains:
- a CDS encoding WecB/TagA/CpsF family glycosyltransferase, which gives rise to MTSGRKRNVLGVLVDATDYAAATEQVVAAAQERRPLALTALAVHGVMTGVLDRAHNARLNSFDVVTPDGQPVRWALNLLHGAGLTDRVYGPTLTLHVLSRFADEGLPVYLYGSTEETLSRLIPALERMFPALKIAGVEPSKFRAVQPGEDVEIADRIKASGARLVLVGLGCPRQEVFAYAMRPLLDMPLMAVGAAFDYHAGLLRKPPPWMQRAGLEWLWRLGLEPKRLWHRYLVLNPAYLSRLFGQKTGLWKATPPPPATERPAGFAV